The Megalobrama amblycephala isolate DHTTF-2021 linkage group LG10, ASM1881202v1, whole genome shotgun sequence DNA segment tgcaataagagtaaacagtaattagatgccatctatactttatattggcagatactatttgcacctcagtatttttgtacattaataggatgcaataatatcatagagtgtaaatgattatatttattaaaattattaaatggatgctgccttccctgaaaccctccctacaccttcccctaaccctacccaataaacacttttaatattattaaatgctCGTTctcagtttatttccacttttaggatattactttcatttttattaaaaataaatgcaagctcGTCAAAAGGCGGATTCAAATCCACGTCGAtcgcattaaaggtgctaaagaggatgttttgttttatacatttttgcaatattacttgaaactgtcttaactaactgataaaatactatttattaggtgcactgaaagtaataatattaatatacatcatctgtgcatgaggtagggccttaaaaacatcagccaatcgcgtaaacgattggccctctggcttgtcaatcactgctgtgacgttccttgtgagagacgagcgcggctgcgcactccagtaactttccacactccacaggcgccgcatgcaatgtttttgtcaggacacaggagtaacaactgcagattatgagttacctgcggtgagtccgacataatgaatccacaaacacgacacagcgaatggaataaacactcgtgttccaatactcgtgcatgagttttgggaggcgttctcttgaaatgagctgtgaaggaggggggctgttcttacgcatgcgctcatttcaaaaactcagtaacagtctttggattctcagtcgacgaaaaaatcctctctatcacctttaaaagccaggtgtGGGAGCCTTACTTGCTACTGCTGCGCCACTGAAGATGACTTGAAACTTGACTGGCCGAAATAGCGTTTGCTAACAaaggacgctatttgcacttagtgtaaatagacactccgaaATGGGCGATAGTCACATTGGCGTAAGTCATTTGCAATGCACTGCATTTGGAAAGCACAGATCATTTCTATTTTTCTCAATTATTTTTCCTCTTTTCCTCTGTGGTGTACTGTGCTGCTAAAATTAATGAGGCTGTCAGAAAGCTAAAGACTGGTGATTTTCACATCCTCTACCATATGTCATTATGTTGAAAAACTGTTGACTCTGTGCCATCAGCTACTATTTTTATATGTGCAGTTCTCAGCTATCACATATCCACAGATACACTGACACCTGGCACTATTAAAAGACAAGTGCTCTTACAAGCCTGCACTCCTATCTctcctttctaaaaaaaaaaaatcacacaataTTTTGGTGATTCATAGAGACAATCATATCAGAATCACTAAGTGTTTTACAGTAGACGACGCGTTATATATACAATAAGAGAGAACACAAATATCCCTGATAGCACACAGAGATGTCTAGTTAATGTTTTCATCTAATGTATTTTTAGACCATTTGCTGATCTGCAATATGTCCCAAAGATGTTTTCTGTCAGAGGTCAACAGAAACTTAAACggctttttaaaagatgtttatCAGATGTTTGCACACAACAGATGCTTTCCAGCCGAAGTGCTCTTTAACAGACATCTTGGAGATGTACATGTGCTGTATGAACCCAGAAAACTGCACTAGACACGTTCTATTTTGCAACTGCTGCATGCTGTCTTTCACTGCTGCTAGTAAGATAAGGGTTTGACCACTGATATTGTAGAAGATGGCAGACTCCATTAGTGACAGATTGTAGATGTTAAGAAAAAATCTGGTTGCAGAAGTGAGATCATTTATGTCATTTCCTCTAAATTACATTAATGAGACCAAACAGAACCCATTCAAGTGGATGATTCCATTTTTGATCACTGAAAATAACAAAgcctttgttttttaatgtagtCAAAATCTGCAGTTTCTTTATCATCATTTTACaaagaaaatcagcatattttcttcaaaaaacaATTATAACCATTTATTATGGTTTGGAACATTTGATTCTGACTGGTCAGTCACAGCATTGAGAGGTTCAAATGTTTTATAGTCTATAAAGCGCACCAGTTTGGTTAAATCCCATTCCTTTTCTCCTAGGTGAATCGATTTTTATAAACTTATAAAACTCTAAAGACAGTACTTTGTGCTACAAGGTTGTTAGTATGTGCTTTTGTTGAAGCCATCATGTTTAACAGTGGTATTCCTGGTGAAAAACGTCATTATCcataattctgaaaaaatctCCCCCATCACACAATCAAAACAacacttttttgcttcaaattaaatattgttCTGTGATTCACCTCGTACatggttggtttggttcatggcttataactctTTAATAAAGccttttataaaaataaaaaaaataccgGTGGGAAGAAATGAAAAAGCTTTTTGAACCAAGGCCTCTGAAAAACACTGTTGGACTGTAACTAACCACCTTACTTTGCAATACGTAGTAGgctattttctgtgaatgtgacTTACGGGACTTCCGATTCATTAGCTGCTATAGATAACTGCTAAATAACTAAAAGAataacaaagtgcagtaaacggTAAAAGTATTTGCTCTACAAACCAGTGTGATTATGttaataaattgaaataatataacaaataccagtttgcaatataAAGGAGCATAACGgtaaaataactggaagcgaATAACGGAAGCCTTGCACATTCAAGTTACAAATGGCCGTGTCTGCTCTTAcaataaaaataaggtggatgaTGAACCCTAAAATTGatattttgctgttgtccaTGGCAACATACCTGTGCTACTTTTATGTTTCTTGTATCACTCTGAGGTCTTTTCATATCAAGGTAAGTTAAAATAGTTGACTTAAAATGGTTACTAAAACTActgattataataaaaaattgccAGCTGGGCagtattaattttaatgtagcctatatgGTGAACATGCAACCTTTGTCAGATAGCTAGAAGCTCAGGAACTGGAGTGTTGGAACGcgcaaaattattaaatgtgttgacgtaatttcaactgaaacaggaagacagggcgatatattgaacagccccgccccttttttaaatagccaatagcgttttgttTATGATACAGCTCGGCCGTTAGACTCAGTAAAACCTctgtttccttctaatctctaaccgtttctcctcatAATGTCCTTTATATCGCTtatatacagcattctgtgcagaattcaattGGGTCAGATACCTTTTGTAGTCTGTGCCGACTCGCACATAcgatccgctctgtgctctcgtgtccCTGTGccagagcagactgtgctcGCCTTGCAGcggttcatgtgacactaacgtgaaaacggacttcatttgcgtcaaaggaaagcatatttacactgtctgaatcgttccctattctctatatagtgcactatatgccattcaccatgtagaatcGAGTAAATGTGTGAGCAGATGACCGATTTTCAGCCGAGGCTTCAGCGTCTGTTGATAGTGTAcgagggggcgggacttcagattctagagaacATTTGATTGGACCGAAGATTTGACGAGACActgaagtgcgatgtgatgtcatgaaaatccgtgatccattttagcggaagtgagagatTTGAATGCTTATctcctaaatgtgaattttgtcattgttttggaacacaccagcttattaataaccttaaggctaacatattcatactaaaagctaaaaaacgtacatttttatttcagggggactttaaagaaagaaaatgtaaacTAGATGGAAAGAATAGAAGATTTGTTACATCGTAACCTACTTatgctaaataaatatactaCAGAAAAAGTAATGaaagataattttttattattgttgaaaTGTTCACCCTGTTGCTAGGCTAGATTGTTCCTACCCAGTGACCATTTTATCCTAGTGGAGTCTTTACGATAGTCAAGTAAGATACTAATACAGTATAATTTAAActtaaatcaatatttcatgtccatGTAGCCGTGTAATAAGGAGAATAATCAGCCAGTCGTTATCACAATAATAAACCCCTTCTTCAGAGTGATCAGGACCTACCACTCCTGCGGTTCATCCGAGCGGAACTTTTGTCTACGGCAGTATTTTCCACACCGACAGATATCTGAGTAACTCTTTCCGCTCCTGTTACAGCCTGTTTCCTCGCACAGCAACTGAGCTAACAAACGAGTACAGTTAAAGGATCCATTCATTTACTTTTCTCACATCTTTCTCCGGTTTTTTATCACAGGTAAGTACAATAACAGTATTTGTAAACAATAACCAACGACAGTATTGTGATTTAAGGAGACATTTGATTTGAATGAATGCGATCTGTTCAACTAAACAGCAAATGTACTAAATGTCCACAAAGTAGTACAAGCGGATGGGTtccatttgtttttctgttttgattTACGACAAGTCTGAATAACTTTTGCTTTTCGACTGTCCGAGCAACTCTTCATAATGTAAACTATTTCTTAATGTAATTTCTCTTCCTCGAACACacaatctgcagttgttattagTCCCAACCACACTTGTTTTTGTACAACAGTGAATAAGAGAGCCTAATTTCTGAGGGAAAATATTACGAATGTTTTTCGTAACTTGACtttaatgtgaaaaataaatcaacTCACATCTTTAGTAAATTGGCAATGTGTTGAAAACAAATACGTATTTCTGAGAAAACcatgaaatatattatttgaGTTCTGGTGTGTTGAGGAATAGCAATCGTTTTTATACCTCAGAGGGGGTTtaagttaatattaattttctttctttgtgtCAGAAACACAGACTTTTCTAAAGATGACAGACCGCTACAACATCCACAGTCAGCTGGAGCATCTGCAGTCGAAGTACATCGGCACGGGCCACGCAGACACTAGCAAATGGGAATGGCTGGTTAACCAGCACAGAGACTCATACTGCTCCTACATGGGCCATTTCGATCTTCTCAATTACTTCGCCATCGCTGAGAACGAGAGCAAGGCTCGTGTCCGCTTTAACCTGATGGAGAAGATGCTGCAGCCATGTGGTCCACCAGCCGACAAACCTGAAGATGCTTAGGGCCATTGTGACTGAATCCCTACTGGGTGTTTTATAAGGCTCTGCTTTTGATATGTTCATTGAGAGATGCGCTGAGAGAATATAGAGAGAGCGTGGACATATGGGGGTTGTGGGTGCTCTTTAAATCATCTTGTTTGAGAACCAGccaatgttttcttttctttttttatgctgattttttttgtgtgtgtgat contains these protein-coding regions:
- the sf3b5 gene encoding splicing factor 3B subunit 5 — encoded protein: MTDRYNIHSQLEHLQSKYIGTGHADTSKWEWLVNQHRDSYCSYMGHFDLLNYFAIAENESKARVRFNLMEKMLQPCGPPADKPEDA